A single region of the Vicia villosa cultivar HV-30 ecotype Madison, WI linkage group LG4, Vvil1.0, whole genome shotgun sequence genome encodes:
- the LOC131594734 gene encoding protein OS-9 homolog: MRSFILLFIVALSFSYAFAESAFPVHIGSIFGGIGGGGGGGGSRGSSREPKYKIEFHPEESPFHPDDDQESLVLPDKNGQKFICYLPKVEKEKSGKPLIQHNVSSMIVETEKRVKQKTPDELLEVLKGPCVIRQEGWWSYEFCYHKKLRQLHLEDEKVVQEFVLGVYDPEATAAFNQNLSDISTFKDPRSKDASQRYHAHQYTNGTICDLTNKPRETEVRFVCSEPRAMISSITEISTCKYALTVHVPMLCKHPLFQEERPVWHTIDCNALPKDYKVSKVREEDEDTEIVMVTDSEINDSEQ, encoded by the exons ATGAGATCATTCATTTTGTTGTTCATCGTAGCTCTATCTTTCAGCTATGCCTTTGCAGAAAGTGCCTTCCCTGTTCATATCG GTAGTATATTTGGTGGCattggtggtggtggtggcggcGGTGGCAGTAGAGGTAGCTCTCGTGAACCGAAATATAAGATTGAATTTCATCCCGAAGAATCCCCTTTTCACCCT GATGATGACCAGGAATCTTTAGTTTTACCCGATAAAAATGGACAGAAATTTATATGTTACTTGCCTAAggtggaaaaggaaaaaagtggaAAGCCTCTTATACAGCACAATGTTAGCAGCATGATTGTTGAAACTGAGAAAAGGGTTAAACAGAAGACACCAGATGAACTGTTAGAAGTATTGAAGGGTCCATGCGTTATCAGA CAAGAAGGTTGGTGGTCTTATGAGTTTTGTTATCACAAGAAGCTGCGACAGCTGCATTTGGAAGATGAAAAG GTAGTCCAGGAATTTGTCTTGGGTGTGTACGATCCAGAGGCAACAGCTGCATTTAACCAAAACCTTTCCGACATTTCTACATTTAAGGATCCCCGCTCAAAGGATGCCTCACAAAG ATATCATGCTCACCAATATACTAATGGAACCATATGCGATCTTACGAATAAGCCAAGAGAGACTGAG GTAAGGTTTGTATGCTCAGAACCCAGAGCTATGATCAGTTCAATCACAGAGATTTCAACTTGCAAGTATGCACTTACAGTTCATGTCCCTATGCTATGCAAGCACCC ATTGTTTCAAGAGGAGAGACCAGTATGGCACACCATAGACTGTAATGCGCTTCCAAAGGATTACAAGGTATCCAAAGTGAGAGAAGAAGACGAAGATACGGAGATTGTTATGGTCACTGATTCAGAAATTAATGATTCAGAACAATGA